The following proteins are encoded in a genomic region of Methylococcales bacterium:
- a CDS encoding MucB/RseB C-terminal domain-containing protein gives MFKVWFWLTVLFATPVYAIEKPPTAIEWLTQMQHSMQSLNYQGTVVFFKNNKLDSMSYFHAVNKGQEQEYLLSLNSPMREILRNEGNVSCIFKDSKKVEINHLPNNRSFIIDLPENFQHQAAYYEFELKNQAKVAGLTAQVIVIKPKDELRYLRKIWVDQQHFIPLKAEVYNHAGAIIEQVMFTELKVKKNLPFVSLNIVSDHLKVKHIHQSHLQTRDQSKFVINNIPQGFEEVFFMQMKMHGSNQAVEHLLLSDGFSSVSIYQEISEEMIPAGIQSAGSINSLVKKIKGFQFVVIGDVPVKTIQLIAEGIRLKTP, from the coding sequence GTGTTTAAAGTTTGGTTCTGGTTGACCGTGTTATTCGCAACGCCTGTCTACGCAATTGAAAAACCGCCGACAGCCATTGAGTGGCTGACTCAAATGCAACACTCCATGCAATCTCTGAATTATCAAGGGACGGTTGTTTTTTTTAAAAATAATAAATTAGACAGTATGAGCTATTTTCATGCGGTCAATAAGGGACAGGAACAAGAATATTTACTGTCATTAAATTCGCCGATGCGGGAAATACTTAGAAATGAAGGCAATGTCAGTTGTATTTTTAAAGACTCAAAAAAAGTAGAAATTAATCACCTACCGAATAACCGTTCATTTATTATAGATTTACCCGAAAATTTTCAACACCAAGCGGCCTATTATGAGTTTGAATTAAAAAATCAGGCTAAAGTTGCTGGGCTGACGGCTCAAGTTATTGTTATTAAGCCAAAAGATGAATTGCGCTATCTGCGGAAAATTTGGGTTGATCAACAACATTTTATCCCTTTAAAAGCAGAAGTGTATAATCACGCAGGCGCAATAATAGAACAGGTGATGTTTACCGAATTAAAGGTGAAAAAAAACTTACCGTTCGTCAGTCTTAATATCGTATCGGATCATTTAAAAGTCAAACATATTCATCAGTCACATTTACAGACAAGGGATCAATCAAAATTTGTTATTAATAATATTCCCCAAGGTTTTGAGGAAGTTTTTTTTATGCAAATGAAGATGCACGGCTCTAATCAAGCGGTTGAACATTTATTATTAAGCGATGGTTTTTCATCGGTTTCTATTTATCAAGAAATATCTGAAGAAATGATTCCAGCAGGTATTCAATCCGCAGGGTCTATTAACTCGTTGGTTAAGAAAATTAAGGGGTTTCAGTTTGTCGTTATCGGTGATGTTCCCGTAAAAACAATTCAATTAATTGCGGAAGGCATTCGCTTAAAGACTCCTTAA
- a CDS encoding sigma-E factor negative regulatory protein — MDENVNQKISCFMDDELDGDEALKLLKKIQLEPELRHKFNDYQRVSYALSSKKNLPINDNFLDTIQQGISNEPLYFPSVNHKPPSKKTYGSYLALAASVALIALLLSKFVNPTLLDDTPISPTVIADISEADSLPKPINSQDTPISPPVIAAISKADNQLASLSKPVNSQETRFNDYLQAHNTRFYTQGSVNFQPYAQTVSYRQD, encoded by the coding sequence CAAAAAATATCCTGTTTTATGGATGATGAATTGGATGGTGATGAGGCCTTGAAGTTGTTAAAAAAAATTCAATTAGAGCCTGAATTAAGACATAAATTTAATGATTACCAACGCGTTTCTTACGCACTGAGTTCGAAAAAAAATTTACCGATTAATGATAATTTTTTAGACACGATTCAACAGGGAATTTCAAATGAACCGTTATATTTCCCCTCGGTTAATCATAAGCCCCCCTCTAAAAAAACGTACGGCTCTTATCTTGCCTTAGCGGCCTCCGTTGCCTTAATTGCATTATTGCTATCAAAATTTGTTAATCCTACGTTATTAGACGATACACCTATTTCCCCTACCGTAATAGCGGATATCAGTGAAGCAGATTCACTACCTAAGCCCATTAATTCGCAGGATACGCCTATTTCTCCCCCTGTCATAGCGGCGATCAGCAAAGCAGATAATCAATTAGCGTCATTATCTAAGCCCGTAAATTCGCAGGAGACGCGCTTTAATGATTATTTACAAGCTCACAATACCCGTTTTTATACCCAAGGAAGCGTCAACTTTCAGCCTTATGCTCAAACCGTCAGTTATAGGCAGGATTAA